The DNA sequence CTGCTTGTGGCCATTCTGGGCATTGCAGGAAGCACCATGACTTAGGGGCTCTGCCCAGAGGTAagacccaccccacccacactggtATCCTCCCCACCCTTGTGCCCCTCCTGCCCTGAGGTCCCAGGCATCTCCAAGGCTGCTCCTACAGCTGGGCTGGCCCTCTCTCCAGGTGCACCAGCCATGATGCAGCGGCCACAAGTGGAGACGGATACCATCGGGGCCGGCGAGGGGCCGCAGCCAGCAGTGCCCTGGTGGGCCTGGGTCACGTGGCAGAGCAGGTTGCGCTGGTGTCTGTGCCATGTGCCCCAGCGCTGGACCCAGTGGTGGACCACATCAGGCTGGCAGCAACCTCTGCTGCGTGTGCTATGGGGGCTGGAGAGTATCCTCTACCTGCTGTTCATGATgatgctgtgcca is a window from the Manis javanica isolate MJ-LG chromosome 5, MJ_LKY, whole genome shotgun sequence genome containing:
- the TMEM239 gene encoding transmembrane protein 239, producing MMQRPQVETDTIGAGEGPQPAVPWWAWVTWQSRLRWCLCHVPQRWTQWWTTSGWQQPLLRVLWGLESILYLLFMMMLCHALFTIGSHLLSSLWSIAAAAWHHLLPAILLLVLSALPALFFMASFLLLFSILLSLMGLLTSMSHPDNAQDLDQ